In Octopus bimaculoides isolate UCB-OBI-ISO-001 chromosome 5, ASM119413v2, whole genome shotgun sequence, a genomic segment contains:
- the LOC106882140 gene encoding NHP2-like protein 1, whose amino-acid sequence MTEEVNPKAYPLSDPQLTHSILDLVQQASNYKQLRKGANEVTKTLNRGISEFIVLAADAEPLEILLHLPLLCEDKNVPYVFVRSKQALGRACGVSRSVIACSVTVNEGSQLKSQIQAIQQNIEKLLI is encoded by the exons ATG acTGAAGAAGTAAATCCTAAAGCCTATCCCTTATCGGATCCTCAGTTAACTCATAGCATTTTGGATCTTGTACAACAGGCCTCAAATTACAAGCAGTTAAGGAAAGGAGCAAATGAAG tCACAAAAACTCTTAACAGAGGAATATCAGAGTTTATAGTACTTGCAGCAGATGCAGAACCTTTGGAAATATTACTTCACCTTCCTTTACTCTGTGAAGACAAG AATGTTCCTTATGTATTTGTACGGTCTAAACAAG CTCTTGGACGTGCTTGTGGTGTATCAAGATCTGTAATCGCTTGTTCAGTGACAGTTAATGAAGGTTCACAGCTTAAATCACAGATCCAGGCCATTCAGCAAAATATCGAGAAACTATTAATTTGA